In Candidatus Omnitrophota bacterium, the genomic window TCTGTTCATGGGCCCTGACTGCGGCACCTGTATAATAAACGGCAAAGGTCTCGGCTTCGCCAATGTCATCAAGCCGGGGAACATAGGCATCGCCGGAGCGTCGGGTTCGGGTATTCAGGAGCTGACATGCGCCATAGACAAGATGGGGCAGGGGATGTCGCAGGTGATAGGCGTCGGAGGCAGGGATATAAAAAGCGCCGTCGGCGGATTGAGCCTGCTCGCGGCGATGGATCTGCTGGAAAGCGATAAGAGCACCGATGTCATCGTGATAATATCCAAACCGCCCGATGCTGATGTGGCGGATAAGATAATTTCAAAAGCCAAGGCGGGAAGAAAGAAATATGTTATCAATTTTCTGACAATGGAACTCAAGGATTTCGGCAACATAAAATTCGCGTCCAATCTTGAAGAAGCGGCCGTCGCGGCCTGCCGCCTGCTGAATGAGAAAGCCGTCCTGCCCTTGTCCAGCCACAGGCTGCCGAAGCTCAAAGGTAAATATCTCCGCGCTCTATATGCGGGCGGAACGCTCTGCTACGAGGCGCTCTATCTGCTGAAAGACATTGAGATCTTCTCCAACACGCCTATAAACAAAGATCTTTCGCTTAAGGATGTTTTTCAAAGCGTCAAAAATTCTCTTGTTGATATGGGCGAGGATGATTTCACGAGGGGATATCCGCACCCGATGATGGATTTTACGCTGAGGAAACAGAGGATAGCTCAGGAGGCGGAAGACCCCCAGACCGGCGTCATACTGCTGGACTGCACCCTTGGATGGGGCTGTCACAATGACCCCGCCGGAGAGCTCGCGGAAGCGATAGCGGAGGCGAAAAAAATAAATCCCGGTATTGTTTTTGTCACGCCCATAACCGGTTCTTACGGTGATCCTCAGGATTATAATGCCCAGCAGAAGAAGCTGGAAGAGGCAGGCGCCTTTGTTTATCACACGAACAGGCAGGCGGTTGAGGCCGCGCGCGGGATTCTTTTCTCCGAATGAACGATTATCTTAAAAAAATACCCGGCCCCACCAACGCGGCGCTATACAGGATATGTCCAGCATCAAGCATTGAAAGGTACATAATCTCAACGCCCGCGACGAGAAAAATCCTCAACATGCCTGAGATACACGGTTTTGAATACACCTATCTTTTAAGGAGGGGCCTTGAAAATTTTCTCAAAACCCCCTTCGCCGAAAAATTCTTCAAGGACGAGGGCGGCGCGAAATATTCGGCGCTGCACTTTCTGAGAGGCGGTCTGAATTTCAACTTCATAGAACAGTTTTATAAGTGCTACGGTTTCACAAAAGTGAACGCTTCTTTTATGACCTCCCAGCGGGTGCAGAAGGGCAAGCACTGGCAGATAAAGCACGATCAGTACAGGAAATTCTCGCTTGAAGGCGTGACATCTCTCATAGCGGGGGATGTTATAGCCACGGGCACCACGCTCAAGAACGGCTTTGACTGCATACTGGACATGGATGTCAAACTGGACAGATTCATATTTTTTACGATAGGCACGCCTTACACGGAAAAGATCATCAGTGCTTATGAGAAAAAATTCAGGAAGAAGAACCGTGATTTCAAGGCTTATGTGTTTTATATAGAGGGCCGTTTTGAGCTCGTCGAGAAAAAAGGAGAGCTGCCCTTCGCGATAGACGGCACCGACCTTATCAGGACAAACGCTCTTCTGAGCCCGGAATTTGAGGCCTCGCAGACCATTTCATCGCGCATAGAAAGATGCGCCGTGTATGACGTCGGGGCCAGGGCCTTCAACTGGAGAAAACATTTCAGGGATATCGTCGAGTACTGGGAACAGCTCAGCAAAAGCGATTACAGCGTGCCGGAGGTTTACAATCTGCGGCATCCTTTTCCCTACGCCGATTATGAGGAATATGAAAAAGCCAAAAAAAAGCTGTGGCCTGAACTCTCAAAAGACACGCTCAAAAGAATGTATGAAAAAGAAATAAAGATGCTGCTGAACGCTATAAAGCTGGATTCGTGGAGCTTTTTCGACCAGCGGCTGAAGTTTCTCAAAAATTCCGCTCAGACGATAAAATGGAGGAATGACGATGTTTAAGAACGATAAGATAATCAACCTGGGAGTGGATATTTTCTACGACGCGCTGAA contains:
- the fdrA gene encoding acyl-CoA synthetase FdrA; its protein translation is MLKNFILKDNYNDSVVLMNAANSVRNEFSNKNVSAVMATPQNMELLESLGLLSDEGKKALSADLIFAVDADNAQAEKMFASFQKVMAAKSSEKDSDGESDISFDTALLDDAALVLMSIPGRYVPREAERALMAGKNVMVFSDNVPLSDEIRLKKLAIEKKLLFMGPDCGTCIINGKGLGFANVIKPGNIGIAGASGSGIQELTCAIDKMGQGMSQVIGVGGRDIKSAVGGLSLLAAMDLLESDKSTDVIVIISKPPDADVADKIISKAKAGRKKYVINFLTMELKDFGNIKFASNLEEAAVAACRLLNEKAVLPLSSHRLPKLKGKYLRALYAGGTLCYEALYLLKDIEIFSNTPINKDLSLKDVFQSVKNSLVDMGEDDFTRGYPHPMMDFTLRKQRIAQEAEDPQTGVILLDCTLGWGCHNDPAGELAEAIAEAKKINPGIVFVTPITGSYGDPQDYNAQQKKLEEAGAFVYHTNRQAVEAARGILFSE